The proteins below are encoded in one region of Helianthus annuus cultivar XRQ/B chromosome 2, HanXRQr2.0-SUNRISE, whole genome shotgun sequence:
- the LOC118485005 gene encoding nucleolin 2-like yields the protein MGHKKGAYDEVADYIMNMVTSLVLNRRYNISQVIFEYMKENCQAGADKYIMYPRFIMMLLNDKIKDLPKDCEDVMEMSVVNKTTIGRVTKDKDEKTKELICRIKDKAYVAPENDRWRHEDSNSDNEDSRMNEMVKKKTRWWHVRDGKRKRTPKSSPTVVIPKEGEKGYRSFGEPQKKLVDETVLEPSVVIEQGADLLKQSLESYLKRNEEVAAQQAQETSVHSEKVTKVQPDSEALRSSSDGDSEATQSESELIPETVGKGKVQLKKRPSKKQKGSDEEDSPYDPEKNVRSKKSGAELQKDKEGKAAKHVQKEKSPSIDVPKEPEVKTKEVPVVETEKKTYDDDYVDITGFRAASPKPAQQEIPQSSRQKEDFNFDFDNIGSATGIFSEDMPKGESDMFNDQAVKDLTKRVKELEKEKAIAE from the exons ATGGGACATAAAAAGGGTGCATATGATGAGGTTGCAGATTACATCATGAATATGGTTACAAGCTTGGTGTTGAACAGAAGATATAATATTTCACAAGTGATTTTTGAGTACATGAAGGAAAACTGCCAAGCTGGAGCTGATAAGTACATCATGTATCCTAGATTCATCATGATGTTActaaatgacaaaatcaaagatCTTCCAAAGGATTGTGAGGATGTGATGGAGATGAGTGTTGTAAATAAGACAACAATAGGAAGAGTTACAAAGGATAAGGATGAGAAAACTAAGGAGTTGATTTGTAGAATAAAAGATAAAGCTTATGTTGCTCCTGAGAATGATAGATGGAGACATGAAGACAGCAACTCAGATAATGAAGACTCAAGGATGAATGAGATGGTTAAGAAAAAGACTAGGTGGTGGCATGTTAGAGATGGAAAAAGGAAAAGGACACCTAAGTCATCCCCTACGGTTGTTATTCCTAAAGAAGGAGAaaaagggtata GGTCTTTTGGAGAGCCACAAAAGAAGTTAGTGGATGAGACAGTTCTAGAGCCATCAGTGGTGATTGAACAGGGTGCTGATTTGTTAAAGCAATCTTTGGAAAGCTATTTGAAAAGAAACGAAGAAGTTGCAGCACAGCAAGCTCAAGAAACAAGTGTTCATTCTGAAAAGGTTACCAAGGTTCAACCCGATTCAGAAGCTTTAAGGAGTTCAAGTGATGGAGATTCTGAAGCTactcaatctgaatctgaattaaTTCCTGAAACTGTTGGTAAAGGAAAAGTTCAGTTGAAGAAAAGACCGTCAAAGAAACAAAAGGGTTCAGATGAAGAAGATTCTCCTTACGATCCTGAAAA AAATGTCAGATCAAAGAAATCAGGAGCTGAGTTACAGAAAGATAAGGAAGGAAAAGCAGCTAAACATGTTCAGAAAGAAAAATCACCAAGTATTGATGTTCCAAAAGAACCGGAGGTGAAAACAAAAGAAGTTCCAGTTGTGGAAACAGAAAAGAAGACATatgatgatgattatgtagaTATCACTGGATTCAGAGCTGCTAGTCCAAAACCTGCTCAACAAGAGATTCCTCAGTCATCACGACAGAAAGAAGACTTTAACTTTGATTTTGATAATATTGGGTCAGCTACTGGTATTTTCTCTGAAGATATGCCTAAAGGTGAAAGTGACATGTTTAATGATCAAGCGGTTAAAGATTTAACTAAGAGAGTTAAAGAACTGGAAAAAGAGAAAGCAATAGCTGAGTAA